A single Actinomadura algeriensis DNA region contains:
- a CDS encoding LysR family transcriptional regulator, with protein sequence MTPPPDVESLRLLVLVAEQGSLTAAAAELRISQPSASKRLSRLERRLGLRLVDRTRRGSALTPAGRVVTGWAQRVLDDLTALTDGAEALRRERTGRLTVAASLTVAEHLLPAWIGDLRRDDPDLHVGMQVTNSSRVCELARHGDVDIGFIESPGRPSGLRSRAVAGDRLVLVAPPGHRWTRRRRPVPPAEVAATPLISREAGSGTREAAAQAMAARGLGLAPPLLELGSGTAVRNAVVAGAGPALISELVVGPDLAAGTLAEIPIEGMTLERSLRAVWRTGTTPTGPAAALLTRATRRPVPRT encoded by the coding sequence ATGACCCCGCCGCCGGACGTCGAATCGCTGCGGCTCCTCGTCCTGGTCGCCGAGCAGGGCAGCCTCACCGCCGCGGCCGCCGAACTGCGCATCAGCCAGCCGTCCGCGAGCAAGCGCCTGTCCCGCCTCGAACGGCGGCTCGGCCTCCGCCTCGTCGACCGCACCCGCCGCGGTTCCGCCCTCACCCCCGCCGGACGGGTCGTGACCGGCTGGGCGCAGCGCGTCCTGGACGACCTCACCGCGCTCACCGACGGCGCCGAGGCCCTCCGCCGCGAGCGCACCGGACGCCTCACGGTCGCCGCCAGCCTCACCGTCGCCGAACACCTGCTGCCCGCGTGGATCGGCGACCTCCGCCGCGACGACCCCGACCTGCACGTCGGCATGCAGGTGACGAACTCGTCCCGCGTGTGCGAACTCGCGCGGCACGGCGACGTCGACATCGGCTTCATCGAGTCGCCCGGCCGCCCGTCCGGCCTGCGCAGCCGCGCCGTCGCGGGCGACCGGCTCGTCCTGGTCGCCCCGCCCGGCCACCGCTGGACGCGCCGCCGCCGTCCCGTCCCGCCCGCCGAGGTCGCCGCGACCCCGCTGATCAGCCGCGAGGCCGGGTCCGGCACCCGGGAGGCCGCCGCCCAGGCCATGGCCGCCCGCGGCCTCGGCCTCGCCCCGCCGCTGCTCGAACTCGGCTCCGGCACGGCCGTCCGCAACGCCGTCGTCGCGGGCGCCGGACCCGCCCTGATCAGCGAACTCGTCGTGGGCCCCGACCTGGCCGCCGGCACCCTCGCCGAGATCCCCATCGAGGGCATGACGCTGGAACGTTCCCTCCGTGCCGTCTGGCGGACCGGCACCACCCCCACCGGCCCCGCCGCGGCCCTCCTGACCCGCGCGACCCGCCGCCCCGTCCCCCGAACCTGA
- a CDS encoding GntR family transcriptional regulator, with translation MGPTGPGRDETLTDFAADEIRKRIVLGWLPPGTKLRVDPLAAELDVSRVPVREAFRELLAEGLAEVYPRRGAVVSDIRRHDVEDGYRMLEEVEVMAAERVAATASAETAERMRPHLLRLKELAADPDPLEHLLAHRAFHFEVFAALGPGMLRRTSQMLWHACERYINTSARGDRLRQAYREHAELVRFFETGDTVGAVAMTRMHVAHGCQAALRGLGFDE, from the coding sequence GTGGGACCGACCGGGCCGGGCCGCGACGAGACGCTGACCGACTTCGCCGCCGACGAGATCCGCAAGCGCATCGTCCTCGGCTGGCTGCCCCCCGGCACCAAGCTGCGCGTCGACCCGCTCGCCGCCGAACTCGACGTCAGCCGCGTCCCCGTCCGGGAGGCGTTCCGCGAACTCCTCGCCGAGGGCCTCGCCGAGGTCTACCCCCGCCGCGGCGCCGTCGTGTCGGACATCCGCCGCCACGACGTCGAGGACGGCTACCGCATGCTCGAGGAGGTGGAGGTCATGGCGGCCGAACGCGTCGCCGCCACGGCCTCCGCCGAGACCGCCGAACGCATGCGCCCTCACCTGCTGCGGCTCAAGGAGCTCGCCGCCGACCCCGACCCCCTCGAACATCTCCTCGCGCACCGCGCGTTCCACTTCGAGGTGTTCGCCGCCCTCGGCCCCGGCATGCTCCGCCGCACCTCGCAGATGCTGTGGCACGCCTGCGAGCGCTACATCAACACGTCCGCCCGCGGCGACCGCCTGCGGCAGGCGTACCGGGAGCACGCCGAACTCGTCCGGTTCTTCGAGACCGGCGACACCGTCGGCGCCGTCGCCATGACCCGGATGCACGTGGCGCACGGCTGCCAGGCCGCCCTGCGCGGCCTCGGCTTCGACGAGTGA
- a CDS encoding YeiH family protein, with the protein MDPVHADQAPGSDATRMRAWWARVGPGVSVAATGAGAAMVINGFVPAVSALTVAVLLGVLAGGVLPAGTSDGLEWATRRFLRVGVVLLGLQLSLGEVLRLGPGTLAVVVVTVAAGFAGTIALGRVLGVSRGLGLLVATGFSICGASAIVAMDGVARSEREDVASGITLVTIYGSAAIVLVPFLGTRVFGLDGEALGMWAGLSVHEVAQVVAAASPAGAAAVGTAVIVKLTRVVLLAPMVAGVGMVERRSGGEGAARPPIVPLFVAGFLAAMVLRSANVVPGAVLTGAADVSAVLLAAAMFGLGSSVRVGRLLRTGRRGLALGALSTLLVGTVSLGALSLV; encoded by the coding sequence ATGGATCCCGTACACGCTGACCAGGCCCCCGGTTCGGACGCGACGCGCATGCGGGCGTGGTGGGCGCGGGTCGGGCCGGGGGTGTCGGTGGCGGCGACCGGCGCGGGCGCGGCGATGGTGATCAACGGGTTCGTGCCCGCGGTGAGCGCCCTGACCGTGGCGGTGCTCCTGGGGGTGCTGGCGGGCGGCGTGCTGCCCGCCGGGACGTCGGACGGCCTGGAGTGGGCCACGCGGCGGTTCCTCAGGGTCGGGGTGGTGCTCCTGGGGTTGCAGCTCAGCCTCGGGGAGGTGCTGCGGCTGGGGCCGGGGACGCTCGCCGTCGTGGTCGTCACCGTGGCGGCGGGGTTCGCCGGGACGATCGCGCTCGGGCGGGTCCTCGGGGTGTCGCGGGGGCTCGGGCTCCTGGTCGCGACGGGGTTCTCGATCTGCGGGGCGTCGGCGATCGTGGCGATGGACGGGGTCGCGCGCAGCGAGCGGGAGGACGTCGCGAGCGGGATCACGCTCGTGACGATCTACGGGAGTGCGGCGATCGTGCTCGTGCCGTTCCTCGGCACGCGGGTGTTCGGCCTGGACGGGGAGGCGCTCGGGATGTGGGCCGGGCTGAGCGTGCACGAGGTCGCGCAGGTGGTGGCGGCGGCGTCGCCGGCCGGTGCGGCGGCGGTGGGGACGGCCGTGATCGTGAAACTGACCCGGGTGGTGCTGCTGGCGCCGATGGTCGCGGGCGTGGGGATGGTCGAGCGGCGGTCCGGGGGCGAGGGGGCGGCCCGTCCGCCGATCGTGCCGCTGTTCGTCGCCGGGTTCCTGGCGGCGATGGTGCTGCGCAGCGCGAACGTGGTGCCGGGGGCCGTCCTCACGGGTGCGGCGGACGTGTCGGCGGTGCTGCTGGCCGCGGCGATGTTCGGGCTCGGGTCGTCCGTGCGGGTCGGGAGGCTGCTGCGGACGGGACGGCGCGGGCTCGCGCTCGGCGCCCTCTCGACGCTGCTCGTGGGAACGGTCTCGCTCGGGGCGCTGTCCCTGGTGTAG